The Vanrija pseudolonga chromosome 1, complete sequence genomic sequence CATTCGGAACTGTCCCTAGCTCTTCGGCTGCGCcggcctccagctcggcaccagcggccGCCACGGACGGGGCAGCTGCCacggccaagaaggacgacaagaCGCCGCAGCGTCGCCGCAGCGCCCGCCTCAGCGGCCACGCACCTGCGGACACAGATTCAGCAGAGCAGCCAAAGccggtcgccgagggcctcggcaCTTCGCCGGGCGAGCCAAGTGTGCTTCCTCAAATGCCCGTGAGCAtggactttgacgacgactacTCGGATGACGAGTATGATGCCGAGGTGTTTGAGGAGGACATggaggatgagctcgagaGGCCGGTTGACAAGGTTGTCAACATGTCGATGGCTCCAGGTGAGTAGCATTCCGTCCCCCTGAACTCGAGCTAACGCAGACAGACGGATCACGTGTCGAGGCCAAGACGCCCGATGGCACGCGTATCGCTACCCCGAAccaggcggccgcggccagctcagcatcagcagcggccgccgctgccgctggaACCCCTACGAGAACCGGCTCGTACGCCGGTGCCGTCAAGACGGCGCCCGACTGGCACCTCGAGTTTAGCATCAACGGCAAGCCATTGTCGCTCGAGGACACGATCTACGGCGCGGTCCATAAGATTGCTAAGagctctccctcccccgTCAACATCTTCAACCTCCCTGTGACCTTCAAATTCCGCAAGGTGGAAGGTGCCACGCCAGCCAAGGCTCCGATTGAAGCACCGTCGCCAGCGTCCACGTCGAGCGTTGTTCCTtcggtgctcgaggaggcggcccCGGTTTCCAAGCTCCTTCGCCTCCTCCGCGTTGTCCACGGCCTTTCTGTTGAGGGCCGCGAAGTGTCTGGCAAGACCGACTCGGTGGACGAGAACCTGTTCATGAACAGCAAGCTCACCGCCAAGCTGACAAggcagctcgaggagacgATGATCATTGCCAGTTCCTGCCTCCCCGACTGGGCGATCGAGCTGCCCAAGCACTTTGCATTCCTCTTCCCATTCGAGACGCGGTATGCGTTCCTGCGCTCGACTTCGTTTGGCTATGGCCGTCTCATCGCGCAGTGGCAGGCAGCCCAGCCCCggaacaacaacaaccgtCGCGATGACAACCTGGCTCACCTTGCCCGGCTTGTTCGTCAAAAGGTCCGCATCTCGCGTGCTCAGCTCCTCGAGTCGTGCGCAAAGGTGCTCGAGCTGTACGGCACGTCGAGCGGCATTCTTGAGGTCGAGTACTTTGACGAAATCGGCACCGGCCTTGGACCGACTCTCGAGTTCTACAGTCTTGCGTCCAAGGAGtttgcgcgccgctcgctcaaGCTgtggcgcgacgaggacgagacgagggAGGGCAACTATGTGTACCACCCACACGGACTATtcccggcgccggctgctgTCAACGAGCCGTCGAAAGAGACTGCAGGCTCGCGCCTGTCATACTTCAAGACCCTGGGACTGTTTGTGGGCCGCGCTttgctcgactcgcgcatCATTGACGTCAACCTGAACCGCGTCTTCATCAAGCTCCTTCTCGGCAAGTCTGTCAAGAAGAATATTGCGACGTTGAAGCTGGTGGACCCGTCCCTTGCGAGGTCGCTCGAGCGTTTGCAGTCGTACCTGCAGTCTCGCCAGGAGATTGAGGCGCTTGCGAGCCTCCCGCCGTCGAGTCGCCGAAACAAGCTCGCGACGTTGACGATTGGCGGTGCCAAGCTGCACGACCTGTCGCTCGACTTTACGCTCCCTGGCTACGACATTGAGCTCAAGCCTGGTGGCCGCTtgatcgaggtcgacgactcGAACCTCGAGGAATACCTCGAGCTTGTGCTCGACAAGACGCTGGGCAGTGGCGTGGCGCAGCAGGTCAAGGCCTTCCAGGAGGGTTAGTGGATTGTGGCTCGGCCATGACGACATTTGCTAATCGTACGCAGGCTTCTCCCTGATCTTTTCGATCCAGGACCTTCAGATCTTCTCTCCCGAGGAGCTTGGCTTGCTTTTCGGCAACACGGAGGAGGACTGGTCTCGCGAGAGTGAGTGGCGACGGAGAcagcggtgctgctgcgatTCAAGCGCTAACGTTATCAGCCCTGGAGCAGACGATCAGGGCCGACCATGGCTACAATGCCGACAGCCGTGCTGTGCGAACGCTGATCGAGGTCATGTCGTCGTACAGCAAGGATGAGAGGAGGGCGTTCCTGCAATTGTGAGTGGTGACCACACACGCTAGGATGGCAACTGACGCGCTCTTAGCATCACTGGTGCGCCCAAGCTGCCTATCGGTGGCTTCCGTGGCCTCAACCCCGCGTTCACTGTTGTTCGCAAGCCCCACGAGCATCCGTTCAGGGCCGACGACTACCTGCCCAGCGTCATGACGTGTGCGCAGTATCTCAAGCTTCCCGATTACTCGAGCAAGGAGGTTCTGAGTGCGCAGCTGTCGCGCGCGAtgcacgacggcggtggATCGTTCCACCTGTCGTAGGGGGGGGTGTAGAGGGACCTGTCGTAGAGCACTGGCGTGATGCTTGCCAAAACGCGCACACGTGTAGCAACCACAAACACCGTACACATGGCAGTATTGTAGAGAGAGATTCGTAGCATGATGCAGGAGATTCTGCAGCGAGGGGGGTGGCAGTCGGTCACCCTGAGGCCTCATCCTGAGCGGCATTGGAACGGGAGGGGGGCTGATTGTGTTTTTGGAAAGGAAAACCATAATCTGGGCACTGCGGTGTCAGGTTGCGCCGAGCACTTGGCACGCTGCGGGGAGCGGGTCAGGTCAGTTTGGAGTGGTTGGGTGACGGCAGGGGCGTGGGCtgtgtgggcgtggcggcagtggcactGGCGGCAGCGCGTGGCCTCAGGAACTTGTATGCTTGCATCATGAATAAGGGTAAGGTTGGGTGTGATacgagggagggaggtgagggaggggaggaaggtgaTGTATGCGTGCGTAGGTGAGGGTGGGTGAGTGCGGTGCGGtgcaggcgcggcgggcaatGGTGGTGCTGCTTCCATGGGAGTGAAGAACATAGGAACAAGCAAGATGAGCAAAGTAAAGTCACAACTGTACACTAATCCTCGCCACTACACGACCACGATGAggacggcaacggcgacgagcgcgctcGTGTTGCTGGCGAGTGCGGCCAACGCACAGTGAGTGTGGCTGtgggcggtgcggcggcgccactgtCGAGCGAGCGTGGTTGGTGCGCGCCTGGCATTCCGCGCACCCAATGCACCGTACCCCGCGCCTGTGTCGACCATCCGACGTCCCAGCCTCCCTtggtcgctcgctcgctgacgctcgctcgctccctaGCTTGACAATGTGGCACCCCGCGCTGTTCGGGTACAACTGGCCGAACCAGAGCACCGACGCCGTGAACAACACGCAGCAGAACGCGCCGGtcacgccgctgcgcgcgcgcgacaacTTCAACCTGACCGCGTGGTTCTTCCGCTTTGCAGACtacccgcccgcgccgggcGTGTACCTCGAGCTGcagagcgagggcgagctgcacgccgaAGTTAGCTGTAATCGCGCGTTCACGAGCTGGGGGGTGCCGAATAACCAGGGCTCGCCGTGGGCTTGTCCGACTGTGAGTGGGGAGAAGAAAGTCGACGGCGCTGACCCCACGCAGGGCGAAGGACCACTCCACACGGCCAACAAGTACGACAAGCCGCCCGCCAACCCGGCATACTttggcggcacggcgctcaGCATCGCGTACACGCCCGACGTGGCCAAGGTGCGCCCCGAGGACTTCACCGTCATCAGCGTGaacgcgacgtcgccgtgGACGAAGAACACGACGTACGCGCTGCCCCGGCTGCCGCGGTGTCCGCCCGGCGGGTGCTTGGTTGGCTGGCACTGGATCCACCAGAAGACGCACGGCGAGGGCTACGGCGACGAAATGTACTTTACCATGTTCCGCGCGACTGTGCTGTCCCCGGGCAAGAAGACCAAGCTTGGCAAGGGGCAAGTGCCGCGGTACTGCGGTAACGGGACCGCGTGCGTTGCCGGCCCCAAGCAGCCAATGTACCTCTTCATGAAGGAGGGGAATAACATGAACTACACCGAAGTCGCGGCCAAGGAGAACCCCACGTACGCTCGAGACTACGGCTTCAAGGACGGCGCGCAGAAGGACGCGTtgagcggcgcgctggggcTGGCTCCCAGTGCCGgactgctcgctgccgcgctgGTCGCGGGCGCGTTTGTCGCCTTGTAAatcgcgcgctgcgccgcgagaCTGTATACCACTAGACATAGAGATAGAAGCAAATGTATAACTTAGAGTCGTGGCCCCGACCTGCTGCGCCTTGTGCTCACCAAGCCCACCCCGTGCCATCACCTGATGCATTAGATCGACATGCCACTATCGACATGCGACATGTCTTCAACACCCCGCGACGCGCCCTACGGGCACCGCAcactactgctgctgcccaaaCATATTGTTCTGGAACGCCGCCGCATTCACtccctgcgcctgcgccgctgcAAACAGCCCCAGCTGTCCGTTCACATTACCCCCCTGCTGGTTGAAGTTGTTGAGCCCGGAAAACTGCCCAAGCTGCAGCCCCTGCAGTGGGTTCTGCTGTCCCGCTTGCTGGTTCAGCTGGCCTTGCTGGCCCTGCTGGGCCTGTTGCGCCTGCATTGCGCTCATAAAGTTGCTGAACCCGCCCATGATCGACGCCGTGGTGTTGGTcgtgggctgctgctgctgctgttgctgttgctgctgttgctgctgttgttgctgctgctgttgttgttgctgctgctgttgctgctgctgctggttgacattattgttgttgttcatcgcagccagcaccgccgcctgGTTGTTCGCCGCATTCTGCTTGGCCCgagccaccagcgccgcaagCTGGTCGCGCGGCAGAGTCGACACGTCAAAGTTAGGCGGCAACTGCACGCCAGCCTCGGCAAGCAGACGCCGGATGCCAGCCTTTTGAGAGTCGGTGTATCCAAAGCCcgcctggccgccggcgTTCGGCTGCGGCTGGTTGGGTgcctgcggcgtcggcgtcgcgttCTGGCTGTTGGCCTGGCTCAGACCCGCCTGGGCTTGAGCCTGTAACTGCCtcagctgcagctgctggaTCGTCTGCGCGTTCGACTGGTTGGCATTGGCAAACTGCTGTAACGTGGATGGCTGCGACGCAAGACGCTGTTGCGTCACATTGTTCTGCGTGTTGGCCATTGGCTGCGGTTGCGACGCCGCACGCTGCTGAGCGAGGGCCTGCGCCTGGGCGTTTTGCAGATTCGCCGCAGAcgattgctgctgctgttgctggaGCAGATGCGCTTGCTGCAGGAACGACGGCGAGATGTTGGTCAAGGTGTTCTGGAACTGGCTCGCCTGCCCGTTAATGGACATCTGCTGAATGCTCGGGCGAATGTTCTGCTGCTGTGGCGTCGTCTGGTTCGTGGGCGTGGGTACCGCAGGTTGGGGAACCGCAGCCTGGGCCGAGTTCAACATGCTCGACGGGATGAATGGCGTCTTCTGGAGCCATGTTAGCAGTCGTACGCCCCTCAGTACTCACCATGCAGACCACACCCAACAGCCGGTAcaccttgtcggcggcaccgCTCGGGCTAGACGAGATCAAAAGGATCCCCTTGCCTGGCTGGTTCCCAAAGCGAATGAGCGCACACTGTACGAGTCAGCAACCAATCTTCTCTTCATCAACCCACCAGACTCTTCGACCCAAGTGTCTGCGTCAAGTAGCCCATCTTGCTGCGAGCCGACGCGTCGTTCTGGTTCTGCGACACAGTGAACAAGACGCACGGGGCTTGGTGCGTCTTGACATAGGTCTGAAGCTCAGACATGTTCATCTGGCTCATGCCCGTCATCTCGAGGTTCTCGGGCCACAGGTTGGTCTGTAGCTCGCTAGCGTTAAGTTGAGCAGACAACAGCGTACAGTCGACGGGGATGACCCATTTCTGGGGCGAATTGTCGGCCGCCTTCATCGTCCAGCTGATGGTCCCAGTCCAGACTCGCTGCGTGTTGGctcggccagcagcagcattcGGCTGACCAGCGTTCATCGGAGGCGCGATGCCCAGGttggcctgcgccgccagcTGTGtttggcgctgctgctgcagaagaagctgttgctgctgggtgAGGGACGGGGAGGCTGAAGGGGCCGAGGTCGGAGCAGTCTGCTGAGGCTGATTCTGAGCCTGGTTCACAATTGGCGCTGGTGCCTGCAGCGTgggctgttgctgctgctgagcgTTGGCCGCCGCATTGTTGTTCTGAGCTGCGGCGTTTTGGGCattctgctgctgctgccgtgcCTGCATGGCTGCAAGcactcgctgctgctgaagAAGGTTGGAGGCATTCTGGCCAGGATTGGCATTGACTCCAGCGTTCCCTGCAGCAGCATTCGCATTGCCCTGCTTGGCCTGAAGCGACATGAGGGTGCTCAGCTGCGACATGGCCTTGTTTCGCAATGTTGGGTCCTCGCTTCGGGCATTGGCGACCAGCTGGGCCATGATGTTTGGGTCGAGGCGCCCACTCGACAGCAAGCTGGCAAGGACATTGAAGCCACCCTgggcgccctcgccgcctctcGCTGCCTGGGCCGCCTGAGCCATCTTGAGCGACATGGCCTGTTTCTGAGCCATCTGGTACTTGGCCTGCGCTTCCGACATTCCACTTGTCTCGGTAGCCCCtggagcagcagctggcACCTTGAGAGCATCCGCTGCTGTTGTGGTGGCCTGGATGGCCGGCGAGTTGTTGACTGGGGGTGGCACTGCTTTATCAGCATCGAAACCTGTGGGTGCACCGCTCCACCAACCTCTGATAACAAAGCCGGTCAAGAATGTCTCTGTCTCTTGTGGCAAGGTGAACCAAGGGTCTTCTGGAGGGTCCGGGGTTGTCTGGAGACTGTCAGCACTGGGGGGTTTCCCAAGAACCCACCACCTGGCACATCTTCCGTAGCttctcggcgctcgccgatCCATCCTTCCCCAACGCATGCTTGCCCGTCTCGGGAGAGCCTAGGATGAGGCAGGAGCACAAGACGTCCTTTTCTTTGCAGCGGTCACCGATCGTATCCCAGTCCACATCGTCAtagtcggcgcgcgcgtctgCTCGGGCCCATGGACGCGACCCGCGCGAGTCACCGTCGATtgccgcgagcgacgcctTTTCCGTGAACACGAGCAGATACTTGCGGCGCGACTCGTTGGCAGGGTGCTGGTACATCATCGAGAGCATTGGGAGAGCGGAATCAGGCGACATTTGCTTGAGCGCGCTGGGCGGTGCCACGGCGCCGTTCGAAGTGGACAGCTCCAACAACTGGGTGTTGGTGTTAATACGGCCAGCGGAGATTCTTCCAACAAACTCACCTGCAAGCCGCCAACCAGTCCGCTGAGGAAGTGGTCACTTGGTCCTGGCTCGTTGGATGTAACCGACATGCCGGAGCCATCTTCAATGTCCCAAATGTCTGAGAAGAGAGATCCGGGTTTGGGCCGAACCAAGGCCGCGCGTGGGCTGAACCGGTGGATCAAAGAAGGCAGAGATGTCAGAAATGCCGACGGCCGGCGAAAGTCCTGGTAGAACGTGGGGATAGTCGAGTGAAGTGCTCGAGGGTTCGAGTACTGGGCATCGTGCGGGGTGACAATGAGACCGATACGGAGCTGGGGCACAAGAGTTAGCCATGGAAATCGGCGAGCGCCGAAGCCATGCTCACCGAAGCCTCGCCGCCACTCTTCTCCATCAACCGCTGGACAAGCTTGTGCACGACTCCATTGGTCTCGATGAGCTCAGTGTACCTCTCGCGCGAAAGTCCCGAGTCAAAGACGAAAGCCGCCTGATGGACTGTCGGTGGGGGAGCCGTTGATGATGACGCCTCAGCCTGGTGCGAGTCCATGCTGGCGTCTGTTGGCGAGAGCGGTTTTCGGTGGATGGGTGTATCTCTTGCACGCTTTCGGGGTCTCTGCTGTAGTTTCCAGCTGTGACGGCGAAGCAAGTGATAAAGTGGTTGGGAGGACAGACAAAGAGTTGCAGTGTGCTGTGCCGAATAACCTCGGTGTAGAGGAGCGGTCAGTCGTCTTTGGTAGGTGGGTGCCTCCCTTACTGCCGGCCGGTCGTCTTGAGCGGGAGCAAGTGAACCAGCCTGCGTGAGCGATGGAATGGTGCGACGCATGGCTACAGTGCCCCTCGGTGATTCAGGGCGCGCGCAACAATCAACCTCCGCCATGCGCGCCATGGTAGCGTGCGGCCCTACTGCAGGCTGCAGCCAAGcgtccacccaccacacgcCGCCCAAACGCGCCCAGCCGACGCcccgggtgggtgggttggatTGAACGTCAttgaccaccaccaccacgcttgcccatcaccaccacccgcccgccgctcatCACCCTATCCCCCCCTTCATCACCATCAGACATCGTTTATACCCCCTCCCCTCAAAGCACGACCTTAACTTCCCTTTTTTGCACTTCTAGAGACTCTTGGCTCGCCACACACTCCTCCCAACATTGCAACAAACTCCCCTAATCACAACAAAACACACACAGGACTTGTCGAGCACCAACCCCGCCAGTTGGGGgatcaacaacaacaacaatgggtGAGATAGTGTCAAACAACCACGCACGAGCACACACGCTGAGCCAGGACCCACTTTGAACAGACCCGTCCATTCTAAGAGGTCAGTCACTACAGCAAGGGCCAAGGGACAATGTACTGACGTCTTGCAACAGGTCTCAATGACAAGATGTACGTGTTTGATCCAAGCCGACCCGACGCGGTCTTGGCATCGCCCACGACGCGCACTAACATGTCCACAGCTATGAACGGCGAAAGGCAGCAGCCCTAGAGCTGGAGAAGTGAGCATGACGCGTCTGGCAGCACCAAACACCCGCTGACCTTCCTCCAGGCAGGTGCTATCGTCCGATGGCGCCCGCATAGCCACCATTGTCGACCAGCTGGTCGGCATGTTCAGCTCGACCAACGCGATGCACACGCGCAATGGCGGTGAGATAAAGCCAAGGAAGCTACTTGTATGTTTGGCTGATGGGCAAATCAGGCCTCATCGGTctggccgccaccgccatcgCACTGGGCCAGGACGTGGCGCCGTACCTCCCCACCATCATACCTCCTGTGCTGGCGTGCTTCCAGGACAGCGAGAGCCGAGTGCGGTACCATGCCTGCGAGAGCTTGTACAATATGTGAGTTGCAGGAGGGGCGTCGCCGGGCGGACACTGACGCACCCCAGTGCCAAAGTTAGCAAGGGCGAGATCCTCGTCTACTTCAACGAGGTCTTTGATGCACTCAGCAAGGTGGGTTTGGGTGCATAGATCGGACTAACCCTGCAGCTGTCATCCGATTCTGAGATGTCGGTCAAGaatggcgccgagctgctggaccGCTTGATGAAGGACATTGTGGCCGACGCTGCGTCGAACTACGTCTCCATCTATTATGAGGACGATCCCAACCGAACGCCTCGTGACAAGGCCCTGGGCGAGTCTCATGACGGAAGTGGCGAGCCGCCAAGTTACTCGTTGACGTCTGGCGGCAAGGACACTGACGGGCAATCCAAcacgagcccgacgaggaATGGAGACTTTGATCGGTCCAACGTCCAGTCGCCCGAACGCATGGGACCTGACAGACGAGCGTTCTCCCTGGAGCGGTTCATCCCACTCCTGAATGAGCGTGTGTACGCCATCTCGCCCTACACCAGGATGCACCTGGTGTCGTGGCTGATGGTGCTCAACACGGTCCCAGATCTTGAGCTCGTGACGTACTTACCCGACTTTCTCGATGGCCTTCTGTGAGTTGAACATTCGATCATGTCTCGCAACAACTTTCTAACAAATCGCAGGAAGTTTCTAGCGGACAGCAATCTCGACGTCCGCGTTGCCACCGAGAACCTGCTCGCAGAGTTCTTACGCGAGATCAAGCTTATCGCGCAACAGCAGGACAAGCACGCGGATAGTCatcccgcgcgccgcgacaaGAACCAGAGCCACCAGGCCACgatcgactcggcctcggcttcgATTCCCCTGCACCCCGAGGACAACGAGTCTGCCATCGAGTCCGATGATGACGATAGCTCCGACTTGGAACGAGACGAGACGGGCACGATGGACACTCGCGCCGAGAACGAATGGGAGGGCGACGGGTCCGGTGCTTGGGAGCCGGGACAGAATGCCTTTGTCGACTACTCGTCGATCATGGACATTATCGTGGACCACTTATCATATCCCGACAACATGGTTCAGACGACGGCAATGGACTGGATCCTCACCTTCTTGGAGTTTGCTCAGAACACCGTCATCTTCTACACCCCGCGCATCGTCTCTGCCGTTCTTCCCAACCTGGCTTCTCCAAAGTGAGTCTTGCGCGGCTTGGCGATGCTGACAAGTAGCCGTCATATCAAGGCTGCGGCCAGCGAGACGAACCGCCGGCTCACTGCCGTGATTCAGGCTCTCCCCCCTCTGCAAgtgacgccggcgccacccgCGGCGGCCCCTCCAGCCGCTGGCAACAGCATTGGCCAAGGCAGCTCTACTCTGATCTCGACCGCTGGTTCCTCGCCCCAGGCTGGACCAAAGAAGGACGTTCTGGCAGAGTCGCCTGACCGTCTTTCCGCGTTGACCGCGGCGGATCCTTTGGACAGCGGTGGCGTCCCTGGAGCGACGTTGAAGATTAAGGCGCCGCCACCCGTCCCCGTGTCTGAACCAGTGACACCTGCAACTGGCGAGTTCCCTGCAGGTACTAAGACGGTCCGGACACGCCCGCAATCTCCAGTCGGACAAGCGCAGGCTCCCCAGTTAATCTCCatgcagctgcagcaggcgCCCCCGGCCGCTCTGCTTTCGCCGGGACAGGAGACTTTCCTCGAGGATGACCCATTCGACGTTCACGAGACGGTCAACATGCTCACGCTGCAATTCTTGAGTGACCACCCAGAGACTCGTATCGCGGCGTTGGAGTGGCTCCTTATGCTTCATCTCAAGGCGCCGACCAAGATCCTGTCACGAGACAGTGGAACGTTCCCAGCACTGCTCAAGACGCTGTCCGATCCCTCCGAGGACGTCGTCAAGCACGACCTCCAGCTGCTCGCTCAgatctcctcgtcctctgaAGACTCGTACTTCCGCAGCTTCATGGTCAATGTGCTTGAGCTGTTTAGCAccgaccgccgcctcctGGAGAACCGAGGAAGCCTCATCATCCGCCAGTTATGTATCCACCTCAACGCCGAGAAGATCTTCAGAACACTGGCCGAGATCCTGGAGAAGGATGATGTAAGTggcggggcgtgggcggTGGCTGACGAGCGTAGGATCTCGAGTTCGCCGGCATGATGGTCGTCAAGCTGAACATGATCTTGATCACGTCGCCCGAGTTGGCCGActtccgccgccgcttgaAGAACCTCGACTCGAAGGACGGATCGATGTTGTTCACTTCGCTTTACCGCTCGTGGTGCCACAATGCCGTTGCCGCGTTTGCCCTGTGCTTGCTCGCCCAGGCTTACGAGCACGCGTCAAATGTGCTCCAGATCTTGTAGGTGTGTGCGAGGGATGAAACTgacgagcgccagcgccgagttGGAACTCACCGTCCCGCTTCTTGTTCAGATCGACAAGCTGGTCATGCTCATCGAGAGCCCTGTCTTCACAAGTAAGTATGATGCTACGCGCAAGGCTGACACCAGACCTCcgcctccagctcctcgagcccGAAAAGTACCCGTACTTGTCCAAGTGCTTGTACGGCCTCCTCATGATCCTGCCGCAGAGCAGTGCCTTTGtgtcgctgcgcgcgcgcctgtcGGTCGTCAACTCGTCGGGCTATGTTCCGCCTCCGAACAAGCCTAACTACTCGGCCAACGTCGGTAGCGGGAGGACAAAAGTTGGAGAGATCAAGTGGCAGGAACTTCTTGCTCGTGAGTGGAGGGATGTGGAGGTTGTGGAGATTGTGGATCTGCGGTGGAGGGCCGCACAGATTGTGGAGGTGCTGACTGATTACAGACTTCCGGGCCGTCCAAGCCCGGCATGAGCGGGCCAGGCGGCAACTTCAGGTTGTCGAAGGAGTTTCCAGCATCCACTTCTCGTCCCCGTCACAGacgtcgggctcggcaggCAACACCAAACCTGGTGTCACGGGTCTGCCGCGACGAAAGCCGGGTTCGAGCGACAAGCGCGCAGACCCTGGGCTTGGTtcag encodes the following:
- the VAC14 gene encoding Vacuole morphology and inheritance protein 14, with product MDPSILRGLNDKIYERRKAAALELEKQVLSSDGARIATIVDQLVGMFSSTNAMHTRNGGLIGLAATAIALGQDVAPYLPTIIPPVLACFQDSESRVRYHACESLYNIAKVSKGEILVYFNEVFDALSKLSSDSEMSVKNGAELLDRLMKDIVADAASNYVSIYYEDDPNRTPRDKALGESHDGSGEPPSYSLTSGGKDTDGQSNTSPTRNGDFDRSNVQSPERMGPDRRAFSLERFIPLLNERVYAISPYTRMHLVSWLMVLNTVPDLELVTYLPDFLDGLLKFLADSNLDVRVATENLLAEFLREIKLIAQQQDKHADSHPARRDKNQSHQATIDSASASIPLHPEDNESAIESDDDDSSDLERDETGTMDTRAENEWEGDGSGAWEPGQNAFVDYSSIMDIIVDHLSYPDNMVQTTAMDWILTFLEFAQNTVIFYTPRIVSAVLPNLASPNRHIKAAASETNRRLTAVIQALPPLQVTPAPPAAAPPAAGNSIGQGSSTLISTAGSSPQAGPKKDVLAESPDRLSALTAADPLDSGGVPGATLKIKAPPPVPVSEPVTPATGEFPAGTKTVRTRPQSPVGQAQAPQLISMQLQQAPPAALLSPGQETFLEDDPFDVHETVNMLTLQFLSDHPETRIAALEWLLMLHLKAPTKILSRDSGTFPALLKTLSDPSEDVVKHDLQLLAQISSSSEDSYFRSFMVNVLELFSTDRRLLENRGSLIIRQLCIHLNAEKIFRTLAEILEKDDDLEFAGMMVVKLNMILITSPELADFRRRLKNLDSKDGSMLFTSLYRSWCHNAVAAFALCLLAQAYEHASNVLQIFAELELTVPLLVQIDKLVMLIESPVFTNLRLQLLEPEKYPYLSKCLYGLLMILPQSSAFVSLRARLSVVNSSGYVPPPNKPNYSANVGSGRTKVGEIKWQELLAREWRDVEVVEIVDLRLPGRPSPA